One Streptomyces sp. P9-A2 DNA window includes the following coding sequences:
- a CDS encoding ABC transporter substrate-binding protein, whose amino-acid sequence MTGSPRNRSRLRSGFLPRRNSRPLGAGALASGALAATILVTGCGVVPGPGGGSDEPITVMTWAPEKTSATNKPGMPAFAQAYARWVNAEGGINGRELNVITCNEHNDSVAASRCARTAVKENAVAVVGSYSQHADAFLPTLEGAGIPYIGGYGITTDEFTSPLSYPVNGGQPALLAGLGRALADACGPVTLIRPDTIAGDQLPPLLDSGLSAGDHEPAADQRAEEEATEYGGQAQRALENSTTDPEAEGCVVPALGDRTSTFMDSFRRARADHPDVRTATVLGSVDQTTINTTGGASSPYEGSYVTGWYPASSDSLWEPMKDVIKKEAFGDNRIDPADAGVQTTWIAYTVFKQVVDSLGDGEVSADTVTRTLNGGLKVDTGGLTPTLRWQFQDKLAAVGFPRLVNANVTFQEVKDGRLVAGRDGFIDVTDTLHNTDLT is encoded by the coding sequence ATGACCGGCAGTCCGCGCAACCGCAGCCGCCTCCGCAGCGGCTTCCTCCCCCGCCGTAACTCCCGGCCGCTCGGAGCCGGCGCCCTGGCCTCGGGCGCGCTGGCCGCGACGATCCTGGTCACCGGGTGCGGAGTCGTCCCCGGCCCGGGAGGCGGCAGCGACGAACCGATCACCGTCATGACCTGGGCACCCGAGAAGACCAGCGCCACCAACAAGCCGGGGATGCCCGCTTTCGCCCAGGCGTACGCCCGCTGGGTGAACGCCGAGGGCGGCATCAACGGCCGCGAGCTCAACGTGATCACCTGCAACGAGCACAACGACAGCGTGGCCGCCTCGCGGTGCGCCCGGACCGCCGTCAAGGAGAACGCGGTCGCGGTCGTCGGCTCGTACAGCCAGCACGCCGACGCCTTCCTGCCGACCCTCGAGGGCGCCGGCATCCCGTACATAGGCGGCTACGGCATCACCACCGACGAGTTCACCAGCCCGCTGTCCTATCCCGTCAACGGCGGCCAGCCGGCGCTGCTGGCGGGCCTCGGCCGTGCCCTCGCCGATGCCTGCGGGCCGGTCACCCTGATCCGCCCCGACACCATCGCGGGCGACCAACTGCCCCCGCTGCTCGACTCGGGCCTGTCCGCGGGCGACCACGAACCGGCCGCGGACCAGCGGGCGGAGGAGGAGGCCACCGAGTACGGCGGGCAGGCGCAGCGGGCCCTGGAGAACAGCACCACCGACCCGGAGGCGGAAGGCTGCGTGGTGCCCGCCCTCGGGGACCGCACCAGCACCTTCATGGACTCCTTCCGGCGCGCCCGCGCCGACCACCCGGACGTGCGCACCGCGACCGTACTGGGCAGCGTCGACCAGACGACGATCAACACGACCGGCGGGGCGTCCAGCCCGTACGAGGGGTCGTACGTCACCGGCTGGTATCCGGCGTCGAGCGACAGTCTCTGGGAGCCGATGAAGGACGTGATCAAGAAGGAGGCGTTCGGCGACAACCGGATCGACCCCGCCGACGCCGGCGTGCAGACCACCTGGATCGCCTACACGGTGTTCAAGCAGGTCGTCGATTCGCTCGGCGACGGCGAGGTGAGCGCCGACACCGTGACCCGGACACTGAACGGCGGCCTGAAGGTCGACACGGGCGGGCTCACCCCCACCCTGCGCTGGCAGTTCCAGGACAAGCTGGCCGCCGTCGGCTTCCCCCGACTGGTCAACGCCAACGTGACCTTCCAGGAGGTCAAGGACGGCCGGCTCGTGGCCGGCCGCGACGGTTTCATCGACGTGACGGACACGCTGCACAACACCGACCTGACCTGA
- a CDS encoding STAS domain-containing protein, with the protein MVVAFNVTDGEQGDWAVLRVSGELDLMTSPVLRQRVHDVVADGRHSLVLDLSEVWFCDSSGVGVLIATRRLLRSCQGSLRLILPAQGAADGSHVNRVLGALGVRRLFDVHPDVPSAVDGDSRPLSA; encoded by the coding sequence GTGGTGGTGGCCTTCAACGTGACCGACGGGGAGCAGGGCGATTGGGCCGTGCTCCGGGTGTCGGGCGAACTGGACCTGATGACCTCACCGGTGCTGCGCCAGCGCGTGCACGACGTCGTGGCCGACGGCAGACACAGCCTTGTCCTCGATCTCTCCGAGGTGTGGTTCTGCGACTCCAGCGGCGTGGGAGTGCTCATCGCCACCCGCCGGCTGCTCCGCTCCTGCCAGGGCAGTCTGCGGCTGATCCTTCCCGCCCAGGGAGCCGCCGACGGCAGCCACGTCAACCGGGTGCTCGGCGCGCTCGGGGTGCGCCGTCTCTTCGACGTCCACCCGGACGTCCCGTCCGCGGTGGACGGGGACTCGCGCCCGCTGTCGGCCTGA
- a CDS encoding metal-dependent transcriptional regulator: MSGLIDTTEMYLRTILELEEEGVVPMRARIAERLDQSGPTVSQTVARMERDGLVSVAADRHLEFTDEGRRLATRVMRKHRLAECLLVDVIGLEWEQVHAEACRWEHVMSEAVERRVLELLRHPTESPYGNPIPGLEELGEKDGADPFLDEGMVSLADLDPGPEGKTVVVRRIGEPIQTDAQLMYTLRRAGVQPGSVVSVTESAGGVLVGSSGEVAELARDVASHVFVAKP, translated from the coding sequence ATGTCCGGACTGATCGACACCACGGAGATGTATCTCCGCACCATCCTCGAGCTGGAGGAGGAAGGCGTGGTCCCCATGCGCGCCAGGATCGCGGAGCGGCTCGACCAGAGCGGGCCGACGGTCAGCCAGACGGTGGCCCGCATGGAGCGTGACGGCCTGGTGTCCGTCGCCGCCGACCGGCATCTGGAGTTCACCGACGAGGGCCGCCGGCTCGCCACCCGTGTGATGCGCAAGCACCGCCTCGCCGAGTGTCTGCTCGTCGACGTGATCGGCCTGGAGTGGGAGCAGGTGCACGCCGAGGCCTGCCGCTGGGAGCACGTGATGAGCGAGGCCGTCGAGCGCCGCGTGCTGGAGCTGCTGCGGCATCCCACCGAGTCGCCCTACGGCAACCCGATCCCGGGCCTGGAGGAGCTGGGCGAGAAGGACGGCGCCGACCCGTTCCTGGACGAGGGCATGGTGTCCCTGGCCGATCTCGACCCGGGTCCCGAGGGCAAGACGGTCGTGGTGCGCCGTATCGGCGAGCCGATCCAGACGGACGCGCAGCTGATGTACACGCTGCGCCGGGCGGGTGTCCAGCCCGGTTCGGTGGTCAGCGTGACGGAGTCGGCGGGCGGTGTGCTGGTGGGCAGCAGCGGTGAGGTGGCCGAGCTGGCGAGGGACGTCGCCTCCCATGTGTTCGTCGCCAAGCCGTAG
- a CDS encoding transcriptional regulator produces the protein MAARPLVARQPNERLQALIQEAGCSNAGLARRVNLCGAEHGLDLRYDKTSVARWLRGQQPRGRAPAIIAEALGRKLGRTVTIDEIGMANGKNLASGVGLQFSPTVLGAIEQVCELWRSDVGRRDFLSGSSVAASALVEPSRDWLISAPDPQVARSAGPRVGRSDVEAVRAMTQSLVDLDHQYGSGHVRPVVVHYLNSVVSGLLAGSYREAVGRELFAAVARLTELAGYMAVDTGQPGLAQRYYIQALRLAQAAGDRGYGGYVLAASMSHLAVQLGNPREIAQLARAAQEGARGRTTPRAEAMFRAAEARGHALMGDAHAAQEAAGRAIGAMEAADPASGDDPVWITHFDEAYLADELAHCHRDLGQAEAAARCAREALAGHPGSRVRRRAIGYVLLATAQVQQREVEQACSTGLKAVELLDGLRSHRGAEYLEDFQQRLEPYQEEPVVREFGARMALPVAA, from the coding sequence ATGGCCGCAAGGCCTCTCGTCGCGCGGCAGCCGAACGAACGGCTGCAGGCGCTCATCCAGGAAGCCGGATGCTCCAACGCCGGGCTGGCCCGCAGAGTCAACCTGTGCGGCGCCGAGCACGGCCTCGACCTGCGGTACGACAAGACGTCGGTGGCCCGCTGGCTGCGCGGACAGCAGCCGCGGGGCCGGGCACCGGCGATCATCGCGGAGGCACTCGGGCGCAAGCTGGGCCGTACGGTCACGATCGACGAGATCGGCATGGCCAACGGCAAGAACCTCGCGTCGGGTGTCGGTCTCCAGTTCTCGCCGACGGTACTGGGGGCCATAGAGCAGGTCTGTGAGCTGTGGCGCAGCGACGTGGGCCGGCGGGACTTCCTGTCCGGCTCCTCCGTCGCCGCGTCCGCGCTGGTGGAGCCGAGCCGGGACTGGCTGATCTCCGCCCCCGACCCGCAGGTGGCGCGCTCAGCGGGGCCGCGGGTCGGGCGGTCCGACGTGGAAGCCGTGCGGGCCATGACGCAGTCCCTGGTGGACCTGGACCACCAGTACGGCAGTGGGCATGTGCGTCCGGTCGTCGTGCACTACCTCAACAGCGTGGTCTCCGGGCTGCTCGCCGGCTCGTACCGGGAGGCCGTCGGGCGCGAGTTGTTCGCGGCGGTCGCCCGGTTGACCGAACTGGCCGGGTACATGGCCGTCGACACCGGACAGCCGGGCCTCGCCCAGCGCTACTACATCCAGGCGCTGCGGCTGGCCCAGGCGGCCGGCGACCGCGGGTACGGCGGGTACGTGCTCGCCGCCTCCATGAGCCATCTGGCCGTGCAGCTCGGAAACCCGCGCGAGATCGCGCAGTTGGCGCGTGCCGCGCAGGAAGGCGCGCGAGGGCGGACGACACCCCGCGCGGAGGCGATGTTCCGTGCGGCGGAGGCGCGCGGACACGCGCTGATGGGTGACGCGCACGCCGCGCAGGAAGCGGCCGGGCGTGCGATCGGCGCCATGGAGGCGGCCGACCCGGCCTCGGGGGACGACCCCGTGTGGATCACCCATTTCGACGAGGCCTATCTGGCCGACGAGTTGGCGCACTGCCATCGGGACCTGGGGCAGGCCGAGGCCGCCGCGCGGTGTGCGCGCGAGGCGCTGGCCGGGCATCCCGGGTCGCGGGTGCGGCGCCGGGCGATCGGCTATGTCCTGCTCGCCACGGCGCAGGTGCAGCAGCGGGAGGTGGAACAGGCCTGCAGCACGGGTCTGAAGGCGGTGGAACTGCTGGACGGGCTCAGGTCCCACCGGGGCGCCGAGTACCTGGAGGACTTCCAGCAGCGACTGGAGCCCTATCAGGAGGAGCCGGTGGTAAGGGAGTTCGGCGCGCGCATGGCCCTGCCCGTGGCGGCGTGA
- a CDS encoding alpha/beta fold hydrolase, with protein MARRIDVTGADGVRLAAWEFGDPPKTGSDPTEHTTGSGAPSVLLLHGLMGRASHWASTARRLSERYRAVALDQRGHGRSDKPPQASFTRDAYVDDTETALEQLGLGPAVLIGHAMGALTAWQLAAKRPDLVRGLIICDMRASALGAASQHEWAQWFEAWPVPFATLADVRKWFGEDDPWVERPNPARGEFYAEVMAESPDGWRPVFDFGQMLRSRETWVYDAHWEELAQVRCPALVVRGLDGELGRAEAQEMVRVLPRGRYAEVADAGHLVHYDQPDAWRAAIEPFLDALQDA; from the coding sequence ATGGCGCGACGCATCGATGTGACGGGGGCGGACGGTGTACGTCTCGCCGCCTGGGAGTTCGGCGATCCGCCCAAGACCGGCAGCGACCCGACGGAGCACACCACCGGGAGCGGAGCCCCGAGCGTGCTGTTACTCCACGGGCTCATGGGCCGTGCCTCGCACTGGGCGTCCACCGCCCGCCGGCTCTCCGAGCGGTACCGGGCGGTCGCCCTGGACCAGCGCGGCCACGGCCGCAGCGACAAGCCCCCGCAGGCCTCGTTCACCCGTGACGCCTACGTCGACGACACCGAAACCGCCCTCGAGCAGCTGGGCCTCGGCCCGGCCGTCCTCATCGGCCACGCCATGGGCGCCCTGACCGCCTGGCAACTGGCCGCCAAACGACCCGATCTGGTGCGCGGGCTGATCATCTGTGACATGCGGGCCTCCGCGCTCGGGGCCGCCTCGCAGCACGAGTGGGCCCAGTGGTTCGAGGCCTGGCCCGTTCCGTTCGCCACCCTCGCCGACGTCCGCAAGTGGTTCGGCGAGGACGACCCCTGGGTGGAGCGGCCGAACCCGGCCCGCGGTGAGTTCTACGCCGAGGTGATGGCCGAGTCCCCGGACGGCTGGCGGCCGGTCTTCGACTTCGGCCAGATGCTCCGCTCCCGCGAGACCTGGGTGTACGACGCGCACTGGGAGGAGCTGGCCCAGGTGCGGTGCCCGGCCCTGGTGGTCCGCGGCCTCGACGGTGAACTGGGCCGCGCGGAGGCCCAGGAGATGGTCCGGGTCCTGCCCCGCGGCCGGTACGCGGAGGTGGCCGACGCCGGTCACCTCGTCCACTACGACCAGCCCGACGCCTGGCGCGCCGCCATCGAACCGTTCCTGGACGCCCTCCAGGACGCCTGA
- the purU gene encoding formyltetrahydrofolate deformylase, producing the protein MSEQPSRAEAPADQYVLTLSCPDKQGIVHAVSSYLFMTGCNIEDSQQFGDHDTGLFFMRVHFSADAPVTVEKLRASFTAIGDAFQMDWRISRGDEKMRIVLMVSRFGHCLNDLLFRARIGALPVEIAGVVSNHTDFAELVASYNVPFHHIPVTKDTKAQAEAKLLELVREEGVELVVLARYMQVLSDDLCKQLSGQIINIHHSFLPSFKGAKPYHQAHARGVKLIGATAHYVTADLDEGPIIEQEVERVGHDVTPDQLVAIGRDVECQALARAVKWHAERRILLNGRRTVVFA; encoded by the coding sequence ATGAGTGAGCAGCCCAGCCGAGCAGAGGCCCCGGCCGACCAGTACGTTCTGACCCTGTCCTGCCCTGACAAGCAGGGCATCGTGCACGCCGTGTCGAGCTACCTGTTCATGACCGGTTGCAACATCGAGGACAGTCAGCAGTTCGGCGACCACGACACCGGGCTGTTCTTCATGCGGGTCCACTTCTCCGCGGATGCCCCCGTGACCGTGGAGAAGCTGCGGGCGAGCTTCACGGCGATCGGTGACGCCTTCCAGATGGACTGGCGGATAAGCCGGGGCGACGAGAAGATGCGCATCGTCCTGATGGTCAGCAGGTTCGGCCACTGTCTGAACGACCTGCTGTTCCGCGCCCGGATCGGCGCGCTGCCGGTGGAGATCGCCGGTGTGGTGTCCAATCACACCGATTTCGCCGAACTGGTGGCTTCGTACAACGTCCCCTTCCACCACATTCCGGTGACGAAGGACACCAAGGCACAGGCAGAGGCGAAGCTGCTGGAACTCGTGCGCGAGGAGGGCGTCGAACTCGTCGTCCTCGCCCGCTACATGCAGGTCCTCTCGGACGACCTGTGCAAGCAGCTCTCCGGGCAGATCATCAACATCCACCACTCCTTCCTGCCGAGCTTCAAGGGCGCGAAGCCGTACCACCAGGCGCACGCCCGGGGGGTGAAGCTGATCGGTGCCACCGCGCACTACGTCACCGCCGACCTCGACGAGGGCCCGATCATCGAGCAGGAGGTGGAGCGGGTGGGGCACGACGTCACCCCCGACCAGCTCGTCGCCATCGGCCGGGACGTGGAGTGCCAGGCGCTGGCCCGCGCCGTGAAGTGGCACGCGGAGCGTCGCATCCTGCTGAACGGGCGGCGGACGGTGGTCTTCGCCTGA
- a CDS encoding sigma-70 family RNA polymerase sigma factor: protein MTQRNAPPRWDRTMQQRLTRGEAAALGELYDRFASLVHGLAHRVLGDENAADTVTRDVFAHVWEHPDAYDPHQGPLRTWIATLAHGLAVERLRAAGTAALARGGAGSTEDLEHQVRHASVAARADYIVHAMPVPLRAALELAYFQRRDYQQTAADLGVTEDEARRRLRLGLQLLATAHEAEAPGAPPGIGGAA from the coding sequence ATGACGCAACGGAACGCACCGCCCCGCTGGGACCGCACAATGCAGCAGCGGCTCACCCGTGGAGAGGCCGCCGCACTCGGTGAGCTCTACGACCGGTTCGCCTCCCTCGTGCACGGCCTCGCCCACCGCGTCCTCGGCGACGAGAACGCGGCGGACACCGTCACGCGCGACGTCTTCGCCCACGTATGGGAGCACCCGGACGCCTACGACCCCCACCAGGGCCCGCTGCGCACGTGGATCGCCACGCTGGCCCACGGGCTGGCCGTCGAGCGGCTGCGCGCCGCCGGGACCGCCGCGCTCGCCCGCGGCGGCGCCGGCAGCACGGAGGATCTGGAGCACCAGGTGCGCCACGCCTCGGTGGCCGCCCGCGCGGACTACATCGTGCACGCCATGCCGGTACCGCTGCGGGCCGCCCTGGAGCTGGCGTACTTCCAGCGCAGGGACTACCAGCAGACCGCCGCCGACCTCGGCGTCACCGAGGACGAGGCCCGCCGCCGCCTCCGACTGGGCCTCCAGCTGCTGGCCACGGCCCACGAAGCCGAGGCCCCGGGCGCCCCGCCCGGAATCGGGGGCGCGGCGTGA
- a CDS encoding SCO4402 family protein, with product MTVQGSENSSRRSRRSFTMGGMPLNDMPWWRWRSNVRSALHMLSDPGFQHGVWLAGVDGYGDVTDAVYRLVEDTWLDNWSAEKYVGTVFRDSQEAALVDTAVLRVLRIMHQVGPDAPVTAYLAHEGWPDAVRAARDAHVRLATSDGEDPDTPPQTLEVLSVLTRSA from the coding sequence ATGACCGTGCAAGGTTCGGAGAACTCTTCCCGTCGAAGCCGTCGCTCCTTCACCATGGGCGGCATGCCACTCAACGACATGCCATGGTGGCGCTGGCGCAGCAATGTGCGCTCCGCGCTGCACATGCTTTCCGACCCCGGGTTCCAGCACGGTGTCTGGCTGGCCGGTGTGGACGGCTACGGCGACGTCACCGACGCGGTCTACCGGCTGGTCGAGGACACCTGGCTGGACAACTGGTCCGCCGAGAAGTACGTGGGCACGGTCTTCCGCGACTCCCAGGAGGCGGCGCTCGTGGACACCGCGGTGCTGCGCGTGCTGCGGATCATGCACCAGGTCGGTCCGGACGCGCCCGTCACCGCCTACCTCGCGCACGAGGGATGGCCGGACGCGGTACGTGCCGCGCGCGACGCGCATGTGCGGCTGGCGACCAGTGACGGGGAGGACCCCGACACTCCGCCGCAGACCCTCGAGGTGCTGAGCGTCCTGACCCGGTCCGCGTAG
- a CDS encoding maleylpyruvate isomerase N-terminal domain-containing protein, translating into MRTGPGNGADGTRERGIPGGPDGGRSRPADGTDPVTGPDREAGDGRFARRPPPRASVEDTDTGTGMDTGQSLPAPAPAPAPAPMPAPLILEHRVLKSLLGAWALAACSPEETAAVEEHLGECGACADEALRLRDAVGLLQRPESLDLDPGLRTRVLESCLKRRPPRIPVPDWACAYDAETARLDALLQDFGDTEWHAPVRLRWYEADEAATRRTTVAGVIAHLLAVDGLVAAALGLPDPLGDLADLAPGRATPSARTEAFWRGAHHPPTRSVRAPWRAQTHDLVRTVSFTGSRAGRMPVSYGGYELPLHDAMLDRAFECWVHGEDIAEAVDYPYEPPTGRHLHGMVDLAARMLPAVLEARRQAGQEVSTERRLVAAGAPGRSLRLEIEGSGGGEWLIPLDSPAAKGSAEHEVAHIALDGSEFCRLAAGHVSPQEAAAGQVGDKAAIRDVLLAAASMSRI; encoded by the coding sequence ATGCGCACGGGCCCGGGAAACGGGGCGGACGGTACGCGCGAGCGGGGCATTCCGGGCGGACCCGATGGCGGCAGGAGCAGACCGGCCGACGGTACGGACCCCGTCACCGGCCCCGACCGCGAGGCCGGTGACGGTCGCTTCGCCCGCAGACCGCCGCCCCGCGCCTCCGTCGAGGACACGGACACGGGCACGGGCATGGACACCGGCCAGTCCCTGCCCGCACCGGCACCGGCACCCGCACCGGCACCGATGCCCGCGCCGTTGATACTGGAGCACCGGGTACTGAAGTCGTTGCTGGGCGCGTGGGCACTGGCCGCCTGCTCGCCGGAGGAGACGGCGGCCGTCGAGGAGCACCTCGGCGAGTGCGGGGCCTGCGCCGACGAGGCGCTGCGTCTGCGGGACGCCGTCGGGCTGTTGCAGCGGCCCGAGAGCCTCGATCTGGACCCGGGGCTGCGCACCCGCGTCCTGGAGTCCTGCCTCAAGCGGCGGCCGCCGCGCATCCCCGTGCCGGACTGGGCCTGCGCCTACGACGCCGAGACGGCGCGGCTGGACGCGCTGCTCCAGGACTTCGGCGACACCGAGTGGCACGCGCCCGTGCGGCTGCGCTGGTACGAGGCCGACGAGGCGGCCACCCGCCGCACCACCGTCGCCGGGGTCATCGCGCATCTGCTGGCGGTCGACGGGCTGGTCGCGGCCGCCCTCGGCCTGCCCGACCCGCTCGGCGATCTCGCGGACCTCGCGCCCGGGCGGGCCACCCCGTCGGCCCGCACCGAGGCGTTCTGGCGCGGAGCCCACCACCCGCCGACCCGCTCCGTGCGGGCGCCCTGGCGCGCGCAGACCCACGACCTGGTGCGGACGGTGTCCTTCACCGGCAGCAGGGCGGGGCGGATGCCGGTCTCGTACGGCGGCTACGAGCTGCCGCTGCACGACGCGATGCTGGACCGCGCCTTCGAATGCTGGGTGCACGGGGAGGACATCGCCGAGGCGGTGGACTATCCGTACGAGCCGCCGACCGGACGGCATCTGCACGGCATGGTCGACCTGGCCGCGCGGATGCTGCCTGCCGTCCTCGAAGCACGCCGGCAGGCCGGGCAGGAGGTCTCCACCGAGCGGCGGCTGGTCGCGGCCGGTGCGCCGGGGCGGAGCCTGCGGCTGGAGATCGAGGGGTCCGGCGGCGGGGAGTGGCTGATCCCGCTGGACTCCCCGGCGGCCAAGGGGTCCGCGGAGCACGAGGTGGCCCACATAGCGCTCGACGGCTCGGAGTTCTGCCGTCTGGCCGCGGGCCACGTCTCTCCGCAGGAGGCGGCCGCCGGGCAGGTCGGGGACAAGGCCGCCATCCGGGACGTCCTGCTGGCGGCGGCCTCGATGAGCCGGATCTAG
- a CDS encoding bifunctional DNA primase/polymerase, with translation MFIVEETIPGTDAGQIPKQRGETLLDTAVRYTEERHWDVFPGTWLEAVDGVHRCSCGVVECPAPGAHPARSDWAGQATGSTTAVRRMWQTWPTASILLPTGHSFDTISVPETAGFLALARMERMELALGPVTLTPARRMEFFVLPGAAAKVPGLVRSLGWSLSPLDLSVRGEGAYVAAPPTRFGSRGAVQWASRPTPANRWLPDATELISPLAYACGRDRQDRRERRELRDQRDQQERRELRDQRERRELRER, from the coding sequence GTGTTCATCGTGGAAGAGACGATCCCGGGCACCGATGCCGGACAGATCCCGAAGCAGCGCGGGGAAACCCTGCTGGACACCGCGGTTCGCTATACCGAGGAGCGCCACTGGGACGTGTTCCCGGGCACGTGGCTGGAGGCCGTCGACGGGGTGCACCGCTGCTCGTGCGGTGTCGTCGAGTGCCCGGCGCCCGGCGCACACCCGGCGCGCTCCGACTGGGCGGGCCAGGCGACCGGCAGCACGACGGCCGTCCGCCGCATGTGGCAGACGTGGCCGACAGCCTCGATCCTGCTGCCCACCGGCCACTCCTTCGACACGATCTCCGTCCCCGAGACGGCCGGATTCCTGGCGCTGGCCCGGATGGAGCGGATGGAACTGGCGCTCGGTCCGGTGACCCTGACGCCCGCCCGGCGCATGGAGTTCTTCGTGCTCCCCGGTGCCGCGGCGAAGGTGCCGGGCCTGGTCCGCTCCCTGGGCTGGTCGCTGTCCCCGCTCGATCTGTCCGTGCGGGGCGAGGGTGCGTACGTGGCGGCGCCGCCCACGCGGTTCGGGTCCAGGGGAGCCGTGCAGTGGGCCAGCAGGCCGACACCGGCGAACCGGTGGCTGCCGGATGCCACGGAGCTGATCTCGCCGCTGGCGTACGCGTGCGGCCGGGACCGGCAGGACCGCCGGGAGCGCCGGGAGCTGCGGGACCAGCGGGACCAGCAGGAGCGCCGGGAGCTGCGGGACCAGCGGGAGCGCCGGGAGTTGCGGGAGCGGTAG
- a CDS encoding SIS domain-containing protein has product MSDRTPAGRFLDAAIGLLHRVRDEEADSVAAAGALLADTVADGGRLFAFGAGHSSLAAQDIVYRAGGLALMNLLAVPGVVGVDVMPATLGSALERVDGLASAVLDSSPARAGDALVIVSLSGRNALPVEMAMNARALGLKVIGVTSVAYATETTSRHVSGTYLKDHCDLVLDSKIAVGDAELALDHVPAPFAPASTVVTTALLQAVMATAAATLADRGIEPPLLRSGNVDGGHDWNGRILEQYGDRIFYRH; this is encoded by the coding sequence ATGAGCGACCGCACGCCGGCCGGCCGGTTCCTCGATGCCGCGATCGGCCTGCTGCACCGGGTCCGCGACGAGGAGGCCGACTCCGTCGCGGCCGCGGGCGCCCTGCTCGCCGACACGGTCGCGGACGGCGGACGCCTCTTCGCCTTCGGCGCCGGCCACTCCTCGCTCGCCGCGCAGGACATCGTCTACCGCGCGGGTGGACTCGCCCTGATGAACCTGCTCGCCGTCCCGGGCGTCGTCGGCGTCGACGTGATGCCGGCCACCCTCGGCTCGGCCCTCGAACGCGTCGACGGGCTCGCGAGCGCCGTGCTCGACTCGTCCCCGGCCCGCGCGGGCGACGCGCTGGTGATCGTCTCCCTGTCCGGGCGCAACGCGCTCCCCGTGGAGATGGCCATGAACGCCCGCGCCCTGGGTCTGAAGGTCATCGGCGTGACCTCGGTGGCGTACGCGACGGAGACGACGTCCCGGCACGTGTCGGGGACGTACCTCAAGGACCACTGCGATCTCGTCCTGGACTCCAAGATCGCGGTCGGCGACGCGGAGCTGGCCCTGGACCACGTCCCCGCCCCCTTCGCCCCCGCCTCCACCGTCGTCACCACGGCTCTCCTCCAGGCGGTCATGGCCACCGCGGCCGCCACCCTGGCCGACCGCGGCATCGAGCCGCCCCTCCTGCGCTCCGGCAACGTCGACGGCGGCCACGACTGGAACGGCCGCATCCTGGAGCAGTACGGAGACCGGATCTTCTACCGGCACTGA